In Arcobacter sp. CECT 8983, a single window of DNA contains:
- a CDS encoding cysteine hydrolase family protein, producing the protein MKNTALLLVDLQNDYFSEFKGAKYPLVGTLEASKNASILLEEFRKEALNIIHIKHENPNENAPFFQIGSIGGQIHKSVEPLEEETVISKNFPNSFLKTQLKEVLDEKEIDSLVIIGAMTHMCVDATLRAAKDFGYNCTIINDACATRDLEFNGNTVSSQEVQNSFMAAFEFAYAKVESTNDFLKGFNN; encoded by the coding sequence ATGAAAAATACTGCACTACTATTAGTAGATTTACAAAATGACTATTTCTCAGAGTTTAAAGGAGCAAAGTACCCTTTAGTAGGTACTTTAGAAGCTTCAAAAAATGCTTCAATACTTTTAGAAGAGTTTAGAAAAGAAGCTTTAAATATAATTCATATAAAACATGAAAATCCAAATGAAAATGCACCTTTTTTTCAAATAGGTTCAATAGGAGGACAAATACATAAAAGTGTAGAACCTTTAGAAGAAGAAACTGTAATAAGTAAAAATTTTCCAAATTCATTTTTGAAAACACAACTAAAAGAAGTTTTGGATGAGAAAGAAATAGACTCGCTTGTTATCATAGGAGCAATGACTCATATGTGTGTTGATGCAACACTTAGAGCAGCAAAAGATTTTGGCTATAATTGTACTATTATAAATGATGCTTGTGCCACAAGAGACTTAGAGTTTAATGGAAATACTGTATCTTCACAAGAAGTACAAAATAGTTTTATGGCTGCATTTGAGTTTGCTTATGCTAAAGTAGAAAGTACAAATGATTTTTTAAAAGGTTTTAATAATTGA